The Musa acuminata AAA Group cultivar baxijiao chromosome BXJ2-2, Cavendish_Baxijiao_AAA, whole genome shotgun sequence genome has a segment encoding these proteins:
- the LOC103969593 gene encoding uncharacterized protein LOC103969593 isoform X3 — MAGGEEAEEPEYWLRWQVPACAAILAVPAAVSVAVISRSRAVDPPRSSDLWSPCWKKLSPLWLLGLRALALSILFWLLCRAVLLDGAFAFYFYTQWTLSLVIIYFLIGTFISAHGCWIYAKRATENDEADTFFNRDFGEELPATSTGSNRNTKSSKFHNVYEWVDNEQKAGFWGYLMQIAYQTSAGAVTLTDMVFWGLLVPFLSAEHFKPDMVLMPGIGPHPLLWSLQLNCESQDLIDSENFSPYLYKALGFMVIHC; from the exons ATGGCGGGCGGTGAGGAAGCCGAAGAACCGGAGTACTGGCTGCGGTGGCAAGTGCCGGCCTGCGCTGCTATCCTCGCCGTCCCCGCCGCCGTGTCGGTGGCTGTGATCTCGAGATCCAGGGCCGTGGATCCCCCCAGATCCTCGGATCTGTGGTCCCCCTGCTGGAAGAAGCTCAGCCCGCTCTGGCTCCTCGGCCTTCGTGCTCTCGCCCTCTCGATCCTATTCTGGCTACTATGCCGGGCGGTTCTCCTCGACGGCGCCTTCGCCTTCTACTTCTACACTCA GTGGACCCTTTCGTTGGTAATCATCTACTTTCTG ATTGGGACGTTTATATCTGCTCATGGTTGCTGGATTTATGCAAAGCGTGCCACTGAAAATGATGAGGCGGATACATTCTTTAATAGGGACTTTGGAGAAGAATTACCTGCAACTTCAACTGGATCAAATCGAAACACAAAATCTAGCAAATTCCATAATGTCTATGAGTGGGTTGACAATGAACAAAAAGCTGGGTTTTGGGGTTACCTCATGCAAATTGCTTATCAG ACTAGTGCAGGTGCTGTTACATTGACAGACATGGTCTTTTGGGGGCTTCTAGTACCATTTCTTTCTGCTGAACATTTCAAACCGGACATG GTACTTATGCCTGGCATTGGTCCACATCCCTTGTTATGGTCTCTACAGCTTAATTGTGAAAGCCAAGATCTCATTGATTCCGAAAATTTTTCACCGTATCTATATAAGGCCTTAGGATTTATGGTTATACATTGTTAA
- the LOC103969593 gene encoding uncharacterized protein LOC103969593 isoform X1: protein MAGGEEAEEPEYWLRWQVPACAAILAVPAAVSVAVISRSRAVDPPRSSDLWSPCWKKLSPLWLLGLRALALSILFWLLCRAVLLDGAFAFYFYTQWTLSLVIIYFLIGTFISAHGCWIYAKRATENDEADTFFNRDFGEELPATSTGSNRNTKSSKFHNVYEWVDNEQKAGFWGYLMQIAYQTSAGAVTLTDMVFWGLLVPFLSAEHFKPDMLMGCMHTLNLVFLLLDTALNSLPFPWFRMAYFVLWSCVYVIFQWILHICGFSWWPYSFLELSTPWAPFWYLCLALVHIPCYGLYSLIVKAKISLIPKIFHRIYIRP, encoded by the exons ATGGCGGGCGGTGAGGAAGCCGAAGAACCGGAGTACTGGCTGCGGTGGCAAGTGCCGGCCTGCGCTGCTATCCTCGCCGTCCCCGCCGCCGTGTCGGTGGCTGTGATCTCGAGATCCAGGGCCGTGGATCCCCCCAGATCCTCGGATCTGTGGTCCCCCTGCTGGAAGAAGCTCAGCCCGCTCTGGCTCCTCGGCCTTCGTGCTCTCGCCCTCTCGATCCTATTCTGGCTACTATGCCGGGCGGTTCTCCTCGACGGCGCCTTCGCCTTCTACTTCTACACTCA GTGGACCCTTTCGTTGGTAATCATCTACTTTCTG ATTGGGACGTTTATATCTGCTCATGGTTGCTGGATTTATGCAAAGCGTGCCACTGAAAATGATGAGGCGGATACATTCTTTAATAGGGACTTTGGAGAAGAATTACCTGCAACTTCAACTGGATCAAATCGAAACACAAAATCTAGCAAATTCCATAATGTCTATGAGTGGGTTGACAATGAACAAAAAGCTGGGTTTTGGGGTTACCTCATGCAAATTGCTTATCAG ACTAGTGCAGGTGCTGTTACATTGACAGACATGGTCTTTTGGGGGCTTCTAGTACCATTTCTTTCTGCTGAACATTTCAAACCGGACATG CTCATGGGGTGCATGCACACATTGAACCTTGTGTTTCTTCTCCTTGATACTGCCCTAAACAGTCTG CCTTTTCCATGGTTCAGGATGGCATATTTTGTTCTTTGGAGCTGTGTCTATGTGATTTTTCAGTGGATTCTGCACATCTGTGGTTTTTCATG GTGGCCCTACTCTTTTCTTGAGCTCTCAACTCCTTGGGCTCCTTTTTG GTACTTATGCCTGGCATTGGTCCACATCCCTTGTTATGGTCTCTACAGCTTAATTGTGAAAGCCAAGATCTCATTGATTCCGAAAATTTTTCACCGTATCTATATAAGGCCTTAG
- the LOC103969593 gene encoding uncharacterized protein LOC103969593 isoform X2, with product MAGGEEAEEPEYWLRWQVPACAAILAVPAAVSVAVISRSRAVDPPRSSDLWSPCWKKLSPLWLLGLRALALSILFWLLCRAVLLDGAFAFYFYTQWTLSLVIIYFLIGTFISAHGCWIYAKRATENDEADTFFNRDFGEELPATSTGSNRNTKSSKFHNVYEWVDNEQKAGFWGYLMQIAYQTSAGAVTLTDMVFWGLLVPFLSAEHFKPDMLMGCMHTLNLVFLLLDTALNSLPFPWFRMAYFVLWSCVYVIFQWILHICGFSWYLCLALVHIPCYGLYSLIVKAKISLIPKIFHRIYIRP from the exons ATGGCGGGCGGTGAGGAAGCCGAAGAACCGGAGTACTGGCTGCGGTGGCAAGTGCCGGCCTGCGCTGCTATCCTCGCCGTCCCCGCCGCCGTGTCGGTGGCTGTGATCTCGAGATCCAGGGCCGTGGATCCCCCCAGATCCTCGGATCTGTGGTCCCCCTGCTGGAAGAAGCTCAGCCCGCTCTGGCTCCTCGGCCTTCGTGCTCTCGCCCTCTCGATCCTATTCTGGCTACTATGCCGGGCGGTTCTCCTCGACGGCGCCTTCGCCTTCTACTTCTACACTCA GTGGACCCTTTCGTTGGTAATCATCTACTTTCTG ATTGGGACGTTTATATCTGCTCATGGTTGCTGGATTTATGCAAAGCGTGCCACTGAAAATGATGAGGCGGATACATTCTTTAATAGGGACTTTGGAGAAGAATTACCTGCAACTTCAACTGGATCAAATCGAAACACAAAATCTAGCAAATTCCATAATGTCTATGAGTGGGTTGACAATGAACAAAAAGCTGGGTTTTGGGGTTACCTCATGCAAATTGCTTATCAG ACTAGTGCAGGTGCTGTTACATTGACAGACATGGTCTTTTGGGGGCTTCTAGTACCATTTCTTTCTGCTGAACATTTCAAACCGGACATG CTCATGGGGTGCATGCACACATTGAACCTTGTGTTTCTTCTCCTTGATACTGCCCTAAACAGTCTG CCTTTTCCATGGTTCAGGATGGCATATTTTGTTCTTTGGAGCTGTGTCTATGTGATTTTTCAGTGGATTCTGCACATCTGTGGTTTTTCATG GTACTTATGCCTGGCATTGGTCCACATCCCTTGTTATGGTCTCTACAGCTTAATTGTGAAAGCCAAGATCTCATTGATTCCGAAAATTTTTCACCGTATCTATATAAGGCCTTAG
- the LOC103969606 gene encoding dihydrolipoyl dehydrogenase, mitochondrial has protein sequence MASMMSLARRRAGGLLRPETMRHAAVFCRGFAAAADENDVVVIGGGPGGYVAAIKAAQMGLKTTCIEKRGTLGGTCLNVGCIPSKALLHSSHMYHEAKHAFPSHGVKFSQLEIDLPAMMAQKDKAVSGLTRGIEGLFKKNKVNYVKGFGKFVSPSEVSVDTDEGGNTVVKAKNIIIATGSDVKSLPGITIDEKKIVSSTGALSLSEVPKKLVVIGAGYIGLEMGSVWGRLGSEVTVVEFAPDIVPSMDGEVRKQFQRMLEKQKMKFMLKTKVVGIDASGDVVKLTVEPAAGGEQSTLEADVVLVSAGRIPYTAGLGLDTIGVQTDKAGRIPVDKHFMTNVSGVYAIGDVIPGPMLAHKAEEDGVACVEFIAGKVGHVDYDMVPGVVYTHPEVASVGKTEEQVKAMGVAYRVGKFPFMANSRAKAIDDAEGLVKILAEKETDKILGVHIMAPNAGELIHEAVLALQYGASSEDIARTCHAHPTMSEAVKEAAMATYDKPIHM, from the exons ATGGCGTCTATGATGAGCTTGGCCAGACGGAGGGCTGGGGGACTCCTCCGACCGGAGACGATGCGGCATGCCGCCGTGTTTTGCCGCGGATTCGCGGCGGCGGCGGATGAGAACGACGTGGTGGTGATCGGCGGCGGGCCCGGCGGGTACGTGGCAGCGATCAAGGCCGCGCAGATGGGGCTCAAAACCACGTGCATCGAGAAGCGGGGCACGCTCGGCGGCACATGCCTCAACGTTGGTTGCATCCCTTCCAAG GCTCTTCTTCACTCCTCTCACATGTACCATGAAGCCAAACATGCATTCCCGAGTCATGGTGTAAAGTTCTCTCAGCTTGAAATTGACCTACCTGCCATGATGGCACAGAAAGATAAAGCTGTCTCTGGTCTCACACGTGGTATTGAAGGCTTGTTCAAGAAGAACAAAGTAAACTATGTCAAAGGTTTTGGCAAATTTGTTTCACCCTCTGAAGTCTCTGTTGACACCGATGAAGGAGGCAACACTGTTGTCAAagcaaaaaatatcataattgccACTGGCTCTGACGTCAAATCACTACCTGGAATTACTATTGATGAAAAGAAGATTGTTTCATCCACTGGGGCTCTGTCTTTGTCTGAAGTCCCAAAGAAATTGGTGGTGATTGGTGCAGGATATATTGGTTTGGAGATGGGATCAGTTTGGGGAAGGCTTGGTTCCGAGGTGACTGTTGTTGAGTTTGCACCGGATATTGTTCCCTCAATGGATGGTGAGGTAAGGAAGCAATTCCAGCGCATGCTTGAGAAGCAGAAGATGAAGTTTATGCTCAAGACAAAGGTTGTTGGGATTGATGCGTCAGGGGATGTGGTGAAACTGACAGTCGAACCTGCAGCTGGTGGGGAACAGAGCACACTTGAAGCTGATGTTGTTCTTGTCTCAGCTGGTAGAATCCCATACACAGCAGGGCTTGGTCTGGATACCATTGGTGTACAGACTGATAAGGCAGGAAGGATCCCagtcgataaacatttcatgaccaATGTGTCAGGAGTATATGCTATCGGTGATGTGATACCAGGGCCCATGCTTGCTCACAAGGCTGAAGAAGATGGAGTTGCATGCGTAGAGTTTATCGCAGGTAAGGTAGGCCATGTAGACTACGATATGGTCCCTGGAGTTGTATACACACATCCTGAGGTGGCTTCGGTTGGCAAGACAGAGGAGCAGGTAAAGGCCATGGGGGTGGCGTACCGGGTTGGCAAGTTCCCGTTCATGGCTAACAGCCGTGCAAAGGCCATCGATGATGCTGAAGGATTGGTGAAGATACTGGCTGAGAAGGAGACTGACAAGATTCTCGGTGTCCACATAATGGCACCTAATGCAGGGGAACTCATCCACGAAGCTGTGCTAGCCCTCCAGTATGGAGCCTCGAGTGAAGACATAGCTCGCACATGCCATGCGCACCCTACGATGAGTGAGGCTGTGAAGGAAGCTGCCATGGCTACATACGACAAGCCGATTCACATGTAG